In Sutterella faecalis, a genomic segment contains:
- the rplT gene encoding 50S ribosomal protein L20, producing the protein MPRVKRGVTARARHKKIFTLSKGYRLRRNNVFRVAKQAVMRAGQYAYRDRRNKKRVFRRLWIARINAGTRANGMTYSVFMNGLKKAGIGLDRKVLADMAVSDKEGFAALVASVKNA; encoded by the coding sequence ATGCCTCGTGTGAAGCGTGGTGTGACGGCCCGTGCTCGTCATAAGAAGATTTTCACCCTCTCGAAGGGTTACCGTCTGCGCCGCAACAACGTTTTCCGTGTTGCCAAGCAGGCTGTTATGCGCGCCGGCCAGTACGCCTATCGCGACCGCCGCAACAAGAAGCGCGTTTTCCGTCGTCTGTGGATTGCCCGCATCAATGCCGGCACCCGCGCCAACGGCATGACCTACTCTGTGTTCATGAACGGCCTCAAGAAGGCCGGCATCGGCCTTGACCGCAAGGTCCTCGCCGACATGGCTGTGAGCGACAAGGAAGGCTTCGCCGCCCTCGTTGCCTCCGTCAAGAACGCCTGA
- the rpmI gene encoding 50S ribosomal protein L35, with protein sequence MPKMKTKRAAAKRFKPRASGSIKRAHATKRHILSHRTTKNKRQLRGMVTVHESDIKSVKRMLPYA encoded by the coding sequence ATGCCGAAGATGAAGACCAAGCGCGCCGCTGCGAAGCGGTTCAAGCCGCGTGCCAGCGGCTCGATCAAGCGCGCCCACGCCACGAAGCGCCACATCCTTTCCCACCGCACGACGAAGAACAAGCGTCAGCTGCGCGGCATGGTCACGGTGCACGAGTCGGATATCAAGTCCGTCAAGCGCATGCTGCCCTACGCCTAA
- the infC gene encoding translation initiation factor IF-3: protein MSTLFFGRRAIAQDRKHRINGEIRVPEVRLTGVDGAQIGIVRTSEALRMAEDADVDLVEVAPNAVPPVCRLMDYGKFRYQEQKKAQEAKAKQKVVQIKEVKFRPATDENDFQTKLRSLVRFLSDGDKAKVTLRFRGREMAHQQFGAQLMDRVRDELADVAQVEHAPKLEGRQMIMVLAPKKKR from the coding sequence ATCAGCACTTTATTTTTCGGGAGAAGAGCCATAGCTCAAGATAGAAAGCATCGGATCAATGGTGAGATCCGAGTTCCTGAGGTCCGACTGACCGGCGTCGATGGCGCCCAGATCGGTATTGTCCGCACGTCCGAAGCCCTTCGCATGGCAGAGGACGCGGACGTTGATCTCGTCGAGGTTGCGCCCAATGCGGTGCCGCCTGTCTGCCGCCTGATGGATTACGGCAAGTTCCGTTATCAGGAGCAGAAGAAGGCCCAGGAAGCGAAGGCGAAGCAGAAGGTCGTGCAGATCAAGGAAGTGAAGTTCCGCCCGGCAACGGATGAGAACGACTTCCAGACGAAGCTGCGCAGCCTTGTGCGTTTTCTCTCCGACGGCGACAAGGCGAAGGTTACGCTGCGCTTCCGCGGCCGTGAAATGGCGCACCAGCAGTTTGGCGCCCAGCTCATGGACCGCGTGCGCGACGAACTCGCCGATGTTGCTCAGGTCGAACACGCGCCTAAGCTCGAAGGCCGTCAGATGATCATGGTTCTCGCCCCGAAAAAGAAGCGCTGA
- the thrS gene encoding threonine--tRNA ligase, with protein sequence MVVVTLPDGSKREYADAVTVGEIAASIGAGLAKAALAGKVDGKLVDLSHKVTADAAVSIITGRDPEGLEIIRHSTAHLMAQAVKELFPEAQVTIGPAIENGFYYDFSYSRPFTPEDLQKIEERMDELVKKNIPIVREEMPRNEAVDFFKALGEHYKAEIISSIPEGETISLYRQGDFVDLCRGPHVPSTGVLKVHRLMKVAGAYWRGDSKNEMLQRIYGTAWATKDEQKAYLKMLEEAEKRDHRRLGRELDLFHLQDEAPGMIFWHARGWALWQVIEQYMRRVYQDNGYDEVKAPQLLDRSLWERSGHWAKYRENMFTTESENRYYALKPMNCPGHIQLFNSKLRSYRDLPLRFGEFGQCHRNEPSGALHGLMRVRGFTQDDGHIFCTEDQILAECEHFTGLVQKVYADFGFKEIAYKVATRPAMRIGEDAVWDKAEHALMSSLDALGIKYEILEGEGAFYGPKIEYHLKDCLGRSWQCGTVQVDFQMPGRLGAEYVAEDNTRKVPVMLHRAILGSLERWIGMLIEEFAGAFPVWLAPVQCAVAPITDGQAEYAKSVAEKLHNARIRVISDLRGEKINYKIRELSLQKIPYILVVGEKEAQAGTVSVRMRGGKDLGVMKVEDFLNRILAENESRGSGE encoded by the coding sequence ATGGTAGTAGTCACTCTTCCAGACGGTTCCAAGCGCGAATATGCCGATGCCGTGACGGTCGGCGAAATCGCCGCCTCGATCGGTGCGGGTCTCGCCAAGGCTGCGCTTGCCGGCAAGGTTGACGGCAAGCTCGTGGACCTCTCGCACAAGGTCACCGCGGATGCCGCCGTGTCGATCATCACGGGCCGCGATCCGGAAGGCCTTGAGATCATTCGTCATTCGACCGCGCACCTGATGGCTCAGGCCGTCAAGGAACTCTTCCCGGAAGCGCAGGTGACGATCGGGCCGGCGATTGAAAACGGCTTCTACTACGACTTCTCCTACTCGCGTCCCTTCACGCCCGAAGATCTTCAGAAGATCGAGGAGCGCATGGACGAGCTCGTGAAGAAGAACATCCCCATCGTTCGCGAGGAAATGCCGCGAAACGAAGCGGTCGACTTCTTCAAGGCTCTCGGCGAACACTACAAGGCCGAGATCATCAGCTCGATTCCCGAAGGCGAAACGATTTCGCTCTACCGCCAGGGCGACTTCGTCGACCTCTGCCGCGGTCCTCACGTCCCGTCGACGGGCGTCCTCAAGGTGCATCGCCTCATGAAGGTTGCCGGCGCCTACTGGCGCGGCGACAGCAAGAACGAAATGCTGCAGCGCATCTACGGCACGGCCTGGGCGACCAAGGACGAGCAGAAGGCCTACCTCAAGATGCTCGAAGAAGCTGAAAAGCGCGATCACCGCCGTCTCGGCCGCGAACTCGACCTCTTCCACCTTCAGGACGAAGCCCCCGGCATGATCTTCTGGCATGCCCGCGGCTGGGCGCTCTGGCAGGTGATCGAGCAGTACATGCGCCGCGTCTACCAGGACAACGGCTACGACGAAGTGAAGGCGCCGCAGCTCCTCGACCGTTCCCTCTGGGAACGCTCCGGCCACTGGGCGAAGTACCGCGAGAACATGTTCACGACCGAGTCGGAGAACCGCTACTACGCGCTGAAGCCGATGAACTGCCCGGGCCACATTCAGCTCTTCAATTCGAAGCTTCGCAGCTACCGCGATCTGCCGCTTCGCTTCGGCGAATTCGGTCAGTGCCACCGCAATGAGCCCTCGGGCGCTCTGCACGGCCTCATGCGCGTTCGCGGCTTCACGCAGGACGACGGCCACATCTTCTGCACCGAGGATCAGATCCTCGCCGAATGCGAGCACTTTACCGGTCTCGTTCAGAAGGTCTATGCCGACTTCGGCTTCAAGGAAATCGCCTACAAGGTGGCGACCCGCCCGGCCATGCGCATCGGCGAAGACGCCGTGTGGGATAAGGCCGAGCATGCTCTGATGTCGAGCCTGGATGCGCTCGGGATCAAGTATGAGATCCTCGAAGGCGAAGGCGCCTTCTATGGTCCCAAGATTGAATATCACCTCAAGGACTGCCTCGGCCGCTCCTGGCAGTGCGGTACGGTCCAGGTCGACTTCCAGATGCCGGGCCGCCTCGGCGCTGAATACGTCGCCGAAGACAACACCCGCAAGGTTCCGGTGATGCTGCACCGCGCCATTCTCGGTTCCCTCGAACGCTGGATCGGCATGCTGATCGAAGAGTTTGCCGGCGCCTTCCCGGTGTGGCTTGCTCCGGTTCAGTGCGCTGTCGCTCCGATCACGGACGGTCAGGCTGAATACGCCAAGAGCGTTGCTGAGAAGCTCCACAATGCGCGCATTCGTGTGATCAGTGATTTGCGCGGTGAAAAGATTAACTATAAAATTCGCGAACTTAGCCTGCAAAAGATTCCGTATATTCTCGTCGTCGGCGAGAAGGAAGCGCAGGCTGGAACGGTTTCCGTGCGCATGCGCGGCGGCAAGGATCTCGGCGTGATGAAGGTGGAGGATTTCCTCAACCGCATCCTCGCAGAGAACGAAAGCCGCGGCAGCGGTGAATAA
- a CDS encoding RelA/SpoT family protein codes for METTENRPVADPELAKSLVEPLYNGRTLSTGEPVLAHAEGVAKILVGIRNDPELLAAAYLYSVPKFVANSEDWITKSFGSTVAGLVAELSKMNDLSKRARSESKEASAAVQPEALRRMFLAMCQDLRVVLLKLASRLQTLRWFATSGAEGAKEFGAETLAIYAPLANRLGIWQIKWELEDLSLRFTRPEEYREIANELDESREERLEFMQHAVEKVRALLKAHGIEADISGRPKHIYSIWKKMQRKHLRFDQLFDVRALRIIVGTVEQCYEVLSIVQENFTILSKEYDDYIANPKPNGYQSLHTVVTDKAGRPIEIQIRTRAMHEFAELGVAAHWRYKEAGNSNGASIAEEQRVAWLRQLLAWRSDMGSDPHKDAHAVEDDHVYCLTPQGRVVELPAGATPVDFAYLVHTQLGHRCRGARVDGAMVPLNTKLKTGQTVEIIAGKTGQPSRDWLNPELGYAASPRTRNKVRQWFNAQQLAQLLQEGRERLDKELARLGKTAVKLDDLAKRLGFDSVDDLCIAFAREEITLTALAQAVQPPKEEAPKEPELVVRQESAPSKKGKVLVVGMDSLLTQLARCCHPVPPDEIVGYVTRGRGVTIHRADCPNLRNMVEQDHDRLIEVSWGGGIAESIYPADLLIVAQDRPGLMKDVSEVFQREKVHITGINSQFVKGDQHMRFAVEVKGGDAMKMVLASLRQVPGVLSARRV; via the coding sequence ATGGAAACGACGGAGAATCGTCCTGTCGCTGATCCCGAACTTGCGAAGAGCCTTGTGGAGCCGCTCTACAACGGCCGTACGCTCTCAACGGGTGAACCTGTTCTCGCGCACGCCGAGGGCGTCGCCAAAATCCTTGTCGGCATCCGCAACGACCCGGAGCTTCTGGCTGCGGCCTATCTCTACAGCGTCCCGAAGTTCGTAGCCAACTCCGAAGACTGGATTACGAAGAGCTTCGGAAGCACCGTTGCCGGGCTTGTTGCTGAGCTCAGCAAAATGAACGACCTCTCGAAGCGCGCCCGCTCGGAAAGCAAGGAAGCGAGCGCCGCCGTGCAGCCTGAGGCCCTTCGCCGCATGTTCCTCGCAATGTGCCAGGACCTGCGCGTGGTGCTCCTGAAGCTCGCGAGCCGCCTCCAGACGCTTCGGTGGTTTGCAACGTCGGGAGCCGAGGGTGCGAAGGAGTTCGGCGCTGAAACGCTCGCCATTTATGCGCCGCTTGCCAATCGTCTCGGCATCTGGCAGATCAAGTGGGAGCTCGAGGACCTGTCGCTTCGCTTCACGCGCCCCGAGGAATACCGCGAGATCGCGAATGAACTCGACGAATCCCGCGAGGAACGCCTCGAATTCATGCAGCACGCGGTCGAAAAGGTGAGGGCGCTTCTCAAGGCTCACGGCATTGAAGCCGATATCTCCGGGCGCCCGAAGCACATCTATTCGATCTGGAAGAAGATGCAGAGAAAGCACCTGCGCTTCGACCAGCTCTTTGACGTGAGGGCGCTCCGCATCATCGTGGGCACGGTCGAGCAGTGCTATGAAGTGCTCTCCATCGTGCAGGAAAACTTCACGATTCTCTCGAAGGAATACGACGACTACATCGCGAACCCGAAGCCGAACGGCTACCAGTCGCTTCATACGGTCGTGACCGATAAGGCGGGCCGCCCCATCGAAATCCAGATCCGCACGCGCGCGATGCATGAGTTTGCTGAACTCGGCGTTGCGGCGCACTGGCGCTACAAGGAAGCTGGGAATTCGAACGGCGCGTCGATCGCCGAGGAGCAGCGCGTTGCCTGGCTTCGCCAGCTTCTCGCCTGGCGTTCGGACATGGGGTCGGATCCCCACAAGGATGCGCATGCGGTGGAGGACGACCACGTCTACTGCCTCACGCCCCAGGGACGCGTGGTGGAACTGCCGGCAGGGGCTACCCCCGTCGACTTCGCCTACCTCGTTCATACGCAGCTCGGTCACCGCTGCCGCGGCGCGCGCGTGGACGGCGCTATGGTGCCGCTCAATACGAAGCTGAAGACCGGTCAGACGGTGGAGATCATTGCCGGGAAGACCGGGCAGCCCTCGCGCGACTGGCTCAATCCTGAGCTCGGCTACGCGGCAAGCCCCCGCACCCGCAACAAGGTCCGTCAGTGGTTCAACGCCCAGCAGCTCGCGCAGCTTCTTCAGGAAGGGCGCGAAAGGCTCGACAAGGAACTCGCGCGTCTCGGGAAAACCGCGGTGAAGCTCGACGACCTTGCGAAGCGTTTGGGCTTTGATTCCGTCGACGACCTCTGCATTGCATTTGCCCGCGAGGAAATTACGCTCACTGCGCTCGCGCAGGCCGTGCAGCCCCCGAAGGAAGAGGCGCCCAAGGAACCCGAACTGGTCGTACGGCAGGAGTCTGCACCTTCCAAGAAGGGGAAGGTCCTCGTCGTCGGCATGGATTCGCTTCTTACGCAGCTCGCCCGCTGCTGCCACCCGGTGCCGCCCGACGAAATCGTGGGCTACGTCACCCGCGGAAGAGGCGTGACGATTCACCGCGCCGACTGCCCGAACCTCAGAAACATGGTCGAGCAGGACCATGACCGCCTGATTGAGGTGAGCTGGGGCGGCGGCATCGCGGAATCGATCTACCCCGCGGACCTTCTCATCGTCGCTCAGGACCGTCCCGGCCTCATGAAGGACGTCTCCGAAGTCTTCCAGCGCGAGAAGGTGCACATCACGGGCATCAACTCGCAGTTCGTGAAGGGCGATCAGCACATGCGCTTCGCGGTTGAAGTGAAGGGCGGCGACGCCATGAAGATGGTTCTCGCGAGCCTGAGGCAGGTGCCTGGAGTGCTATCGGCCCGACGTGTTTAA
- a CDS encoding ISNCY family transposase, with amino-acid sequence MSKQARKSRGPSVVESEIPRLTPQEIFEGYERHLYSVEDAKTLMQMPRSTFMRHLKNWRETGRLPSHTGQGNRVPANKLDPQIRARIIEFATGKYEGFQATLLHKYLLIEGIEVSVETVRRILTTLRPEETPKERRSTAHKLRRRRSSVGELIQIDGSPHPWFEGTGDDNSYALLIFVDDATSRIMVAGFYPTETSEGYLQLLNKYIEKYGIPWALYSDRHSIFAPVNPSKSGKSEETQFQRVCRELGVTGIRANSPEAKGRVERTFSTLQGRWPKEFRVLGIRNMAEANSRMPELLASYNQEFAIAPADSKDSHAPLLEETKERIEQIFARWHTRMISRNLTVSYGSKTLQIVGVGRSMRGAMMKTECNLLEYADGRVEILWCDEVEHRKRITKEGPRIRKRYHVLEFTEHDRTKLKMSVATPEETAKTLNHRVDEVGRQKKGDSETTQKSPWHEMQRRSALKAMAKREELNRKIEEAKAINARIAAAKEKLKPKR; translated from the coding sequence ATGTCGAAACAAGCAAGAAAGTCTCGGGGCCCTTCTGTTGTTGAGTCCGAAATCCCTCGGCTGACACCTCAGGAAATTTTTGAAGGCTACGAAAGGCATCTCTATAGCGTTGAGGATGCCAAGACATTGATGCAGATGCCTCGCAGCACGTTTATGCGGCATCTCAAGAACTGGCGAGAGACAGGTCGGCTGCCCTCACATACCGGTCAAGGGAATCGTGTTCCGGCCAATAAGCTCGATCCGCAGATCAGAGCGAGGATCATCGAGTTTGCAACAGGCAAATATGAGGGCTTCCAGGCAACCCTCCTGCATAAGTATTTGCTCATTGAGGGTATTGAGGTCTCCGTTGAAACGGTACGACGAATCCTGACAACACTTCGTCCGGAAGAAACTCCAAAGGAGCGCAGGTCGACCGCGCATAAGCTGCGCCGCCGCAGATCGAGCGTTGGGGAACTGATTCAAATTGACGGCAGTCCGCATCCATGGTTCGAGGGAACCGGAGACGATAACAGCTACGCGCTTCTCATCTTTGTCGATGACGCAACAAGCCGCATCATGGTCGCCGGCTTCTATCCAACAGAAACATCTGAAGGATATCTTCAGTTGCTGAATAAGTACATTGAAAAATATGGGATTCCATGGGCTCTGTACAGCGACAGACATTCCATCTTTGCCCCAGTAAATCCCTCGAAGAGCGGAAAATCCGAGGAAACACAATTTCAAAGAGTCTGTCGGGAGTTGGGGGTAACGGGGATACGGGCTAATTCGCCAGAAGCCAAAGGGCGGGTCGAGCGAACATTCAGCACGCTGCAGGGACGATGGCCAAAAGAGTTCCGTGTGCTGGGCATCAGAAATATGGCGGAAGCAAATTCACGAATGCCGGAATTGCTGGCGAGCTATAACCAAGAATTCGCAATTGCTCCCGCTGACTCTAAGGATAGCCACGCGCCGCTGCTGGAGGAAACGAAAGAACGCATTGAGCAGATCTTTGCCAGATGGCATACACGTATGATCAGCAGGAACCTGACGGTGTCCTACGGCAGCAAGACACTGCAGATTGTCGGGGTGGGCCGCTCCATGAGGGGAGCAATGATGAAGACTGAGTGCAATCTGCTGGAGTATGCCGATGGGCGGGTGGAAATCCTCTGGTGCGACGAGGTTGAACATCGCAAGCGGATCACCAAAGAGGGGCCGAGAATCCGAAAACGCTACCACGTGCTCGAATTCACGGAACACGACAGAACGAAATTGAAAATGTCAGTCGCAACACCGGAAGAAACGGCCAAGACACTGAATCACCGCGTTGATGAAGTGGGGCGTCAAAAGAAAGGAGACTCAGAAACGACGCAAAAGAGCCCCTGGCACGAAATGCAAAGGAGATCGGCTCTGAAAGCGATGGCGAAACGGGAGGAACTGAACCGAAAGATCGAAGAAGCGAAAGCAATCAATGCTCGTATTGCAGCAGCCAAGGAAAAGTTGAAGCCCAAGAGATAA
- the iscB gene encoding RNA-guided endonuclease IscB, protein MRVFVINQRGKPLMPCSPAKARVLLREKKARVKRRTPFTIQLTTATGEARQDVSLGVDAGYRHVGLSASTEKAELYASEAVLRDDITDLLSARLALRRARRSRKTRYRAPRFLNRVHSKNKGWLAPSVEQRIASHLKLVENVCRLLPVTKITVETASFDMQAIKNPDIKGAEYQQGEQLGFWNVREYVLWRDGHQCQHCRGKSGDPILNVHHLESRRTGGDAPNNLVTLCETCHKAYHAGRIDLKLKRGRSMRAEAFMGIMRWTFFNRLKEIYSGKTVENTYGYLTKHTRITHGIEKSHCADAYCIAGNLRAERLPDYLWQKQVRKHNRQIHKLTIGKGGIRKRQQTPFEVKGFRLFDKVRLGDEEGFIFGRRSSGYFDVRRLDGQKLSAGVSFRKLHLLEKRTTYLTVLLPRLKTRVSAPE, encoded by the coding sequence TTGAGAGTATTTGTCATCAACCAGCGCGGCAAACCATTAATGCCATGCTCTCCTGCAAAGGCACGCGTGCTTCTGCGGGAAAAGAAGGCACGCGTGAAGCGCCGCACTCCCTTTACGATTCAGCTCACGACTGCAACGGGCGAAGCCAGGCAGGATGTCTCTCTTGGAGTTGACGCCGGCTACAGGCACGTCGGCCTTTCGGCTTCCACTGAAAAGGCCGAGCTCTATGCCAGTGAAGCCGTTCTGCGCGACGACATCACGGATCTCCTGTCAGCACGGCTGGCGCTGAGGCGAGCTCGCCGCAGCCGCAAGACCCGCTATCGGGCGCCGAGGTTCCTTAATCGTGTTCACAGCAAGAACAAGGGCTGGCTTGCGCCATCGGTCGAACAGAGAATTGCCTCGCACCTGAAGCTTGTCGAAAATGTCTGCCGGCTGCTGCCTGTAACGAAGATCACGGTGGAAACCGCGAGCTTCGATATGCAGGCTATTAAGAACCCGGACATTAAGGGCGCAGAGTATCAGCAGGGCGAACAGCTCGGCTTCTGGAACGTGCGCGAGTACGTTCTTTGGCGTGATGGTCATCAGTGTCAGCACTGCAGGGGAAAGTCGGGAGACCCGATCCTGAACGTGCATCATCTTGAGAGCCGGCGCACCGGCGGGGATGCCCCCAACAACCTGGTGACGCTCTGCGAGACATGCCACAAGGCATATCACGCTGGCCGGATCGACCTGAAGCTCAAGCGCGGCAGATCCATGAGGGCAGAAGCTTTTATGGGAATCATGCGGTGGACGTTCTTCAATCGTTTGAAAGAGATTTACTCTGGCAAAACGGTTGAGAACACGTACGGCTATCTGACGAAGCACACGCGCATCACGCACGGGATTGAGAAATCCCACTGCGCCGATGCTTACTGCATTGCAGGCAACCTGCGCGCTGAGCGTCTGCCGGACTACCTGTGGCAAAAGCAGGTCCGGAAGCACAATCGTCAGATTCACAAGCTGACGATCGGCAAAGGCGGCATTCGCAAGCGCCAGCAGACCCCTTTCGAGGTGAAGGGCTTCCGGCTGTTTGACAAAGTGCGACTTGGCGACGAGGAGGGCTTTATTTTCGGAAGAAGAAGCAGCGGTTATTTTGATGTTCGTCGGCTCGATGGACAAAAACTCTCAGCGGGCGTCAGTTTTAGAAAACTGCATCTGCTCGAAAAACGAACCACTTACCTTACGGTGCTCCTCCCTCGGCTGAAGACGAGGGTTTCCGCACCTGAATGA
- a CDS encoding helix-turn-helix domain-containing protein, translated as MAYNRIRPRTFATDEKRAQALELFRHGIGYIRASRILDMSPNTLRDWRRAFLKGSFKVDLADNQYRYPKAVRERAIRLRLQGYSWSEVTKMTGIS; from the coding sequence ATTGCGTATAATAGGATCCGTCCGCGAACTTTTGCGACGGACGAAAAGCGTGCTCAGGCACTTGAACTCTTCCGCCACGGGATCGGCTACATCCGGGCATCCCGAATTCTTGACATGTCCCCCAATACCCTTCGGGACTGGCGGCGCGCCTTTCTGAAGGGCTCCTTCAAGGTGGATCTCGCCGACAATCAGTACCGCTACCCCAAGGCAGTGAGGGAGCGCGCAATACGCCTGCGGCTTCAGGGCTATTCCTGGAGCGAAGTGACGAAGATGACAGGGATTTCATAG